From one Brevibacterium sp. 'Marine' genomic stretch:
- a CDS encoding YciI family protein, which translates to MPVFAVTYHYGPDTDTRMEHRPAHRRWQAEMNEAGTILASGPLDNDPQPGGLLILSAADRREVEGHLAADPYASLGVIESTDIREWTPVFGPFAQG; encoded by the coding sequence ATGCCGGTCTTCGCCGTCACCTATCACTATGGTCCCGATACGGATACGCGGATGGAGCACCGCCCTGCGCACCGCCGCTGGCAGGCGGAGATGAATGAGGCCGGGACGATCCTGGCATCCGGCCCCCTGGACAACGATCCCCAGCCGGGAGGACTGCTGATCCTCAGCGCCGCCGACCGCAGAGAGGTCGAGGGCCACCTCGCTGCCGATCCCTATGCGTCACTCGGTGTCATCGAATCGACGGACATCCGCGAATGGACGCCCGTGTTCGGTCCCTTCGCCCAGGGCTGA
- a CDS encoding TerC family protein produces the protein MDILSSTLAAGGNAAAASESPIPVWFMITSGIIVVAILVFDLLLVVKRPHTPSMREASIWVAFYVALALVFAGALFAIGDAQHGSEFLTGWLLEYSLSIDNLFVFIIIMGSFSVPRKYQQEVLMVGIIIAIVFRGIFILAGAAIISAFVEVFFIFGIFLLIVAYRQAFSSEDEGDGENGLIRFLRKRINVVDEYHGNKLRVTLDDNKKYWTPMFIVFIAIGSTDVMFALDSIPAIFGVTQNAFLVFTANVFALMGLRQLYFLLGGLVDKLVYLHYGIAAILGFIGVKLIIHALHSSDWEFLSWGHSIPEVPTWLSLTFIVFAMVVATLASLMKMKKDGISFRDMSSEESEGA, from the coding sequence ATGGATATCCTGTCCTCCACGCTGGCCGCCGGCGGCAACGCCGCTGCAGCGAGCGAATCTCCGATTCCCGTCTGGTTCATGATCACCTCGGGAATCATCGTCGTTGCGATCCTCGTCTTCGACCTCCTCCTCGTCGTCAAACGACCACACACCCCGTCGATGCGCGAAGCGAGCATCTGGGTCGCCTTCTACGTCGCCCTGGCTCTTGTCTTCGCCGGTGCGCTGTTCGCCATCGGCGATGCCCAGCACGGCAGCGAATTCCTCACCGGTTGGCTGCTCGAGTACTCGTTGAGCATCGACAACCTGTTCGTCTTCATCATCATCATGGGCAGCTTCTCGGTACCGCGGAAGTACCAGCAGGAAGTGCTCATGGTCGGCATCATCATCGCCATCGTCTTCCGCGGCATCTTCATTCTCGCGGGTGCGGCGATCATCAGCGCCTTCGTCGAAGTCTTCTTCATCTTCGGCATCTTCCTCCTCATCGTCGCCTACCGACAGGCCTTCAGCTCCGAAGACGAAGGAGACGGCGAGAACGGCCTCATCCGGTTCCTGCGGAAGCGGATCAACGTCGTCGACGAATATCACGGCAACAAGCTGCGTGTGACCCTCGACGACAACAAGAAGTACTGGACCCCGATGTTCATCGTGTTCATCGCCATCGGCTCGACCGATGTGATGTTCGCGCTCGACTCGATCCCCGCGATCTTCGGCGTCACCCAGAACGCGTTCCTCGTGTTCACCGCGAACGTGTTCGCCCTCATGGGACTGCGTCAGCTGTACTTCCTGCTCGGAGGGCTTGTCGACAAGCTCGTGTACCTCCACTACGGAATCGCTGCGATCCTCGGCTTCATCGGCGTCAAACTCATCATCCACGCGCTGCATTCGAGCGATTGGGAGTTCCTCTCCTGGGGTCATTCGATCCCCGAGGTGCCGACCTGGCTGTCGCTGACCTTCATCGTCTTCGCCATGGTGGTGGCCACCCTGGCCTCACTGATGAAGATGAAGAAGGACGGCATCTCATTCCGAGACATGAGCTCCGAGGAGTCCGAAGGGGCCTGA
- a CDS encoding DUF3516 domain-containing protein, with product MARLQEIPAEFADDDTIYESFGEYCAEIGVEPYPAQDEAFLTILAGDNTIMATPTGSGKSLVALFALYQSFTRGIRSYYTAPLKALVSEKFFSLIDAFGAENVGMITGDSTVNPDAPVICATAEILANQALREGGLLDAGMVVMDEFHYVADPSRGWAWQVPLLEMPQTQFVLMSATLGDTADIRRTMTETTGRDSSVVTSATRPVPLEYEYSTETLSDTLRGLVRNDKAPVYVVSYSQNGAIDLATNLLSVDLASKEQKAAIAAAIKGFSFGKGFGTSLRKLLLHGVGVHHAGMLPKYRRLIEQLALKGLLLVISGTDTLGVGINVPIRSVLLTGLTKFDGRKMRRLSVREFQQLAGRAGRAGFDTRGYVIAQAPEHVIDNLKAEAKAANDEKKKKKKVKKKAAPVGFVGWSEETFTKLIEGESETLRPRMNIDHSTILNLVARPGSDVSTISDFIDKTHESRDRRLDLKLTAISIGRSLIDAGLIEVRGSELVATQDLGPQFALNQPLAPFVLAALDLLDEDDDTYALDVVSIVEATTSVPFQILKGQLDRIKGETLAELKAEGVEYAERMAILDEIESPAPLAELLDPAFDHFVETHPWLHRGGFEPKSVVRDMIEQAMGFTQFVGYYSLARAEGSLLRYLTDVYRALLHNVPAENRTEELETIIEWCGETIARTDSSLLDEWRTLQGLDPTQAADDLPALDRRFSENTKVFTAEIRNALFHRVLLAERANYTELGRLDAESGFDSRAWEDAIEDFYDEYGELIVDQKARGREYIDISPGSDTWSVRQILADPDDNRDWAIDAEVDVAASDESGDIVLRILSVGEIGG from the coding sequence GTGGCCAGATTGCAGGAGATCCCAGCGGAATTCGCGGACGACGACACGATCTATGAGTCCTTCGGCGAATACTGCGCAGAGATCGGAGTCGAGCCGTACCCGGCTCAGGACGAGGCGTTCCTCACGATCCTCGCCGGCGACAATACGATCATGGCGACCCCGACCGGTTCGGGGAAGTCGCTCGTCGCCCTCTTCGCCCTCTATCAGTCCTTCACTCGCGGGATCCGGTCGTACTACACGGCTCCGCTCAAGGCCTTGGTGAGCGAGAAGTTCTTCTCGCTCATCGACGCCTTCGGAGCCGAGAATGTCGGCATGATCACCGGCGACTCCACCGTCAACCCGGATGCTCCCGTCATCTGTGCCACGGCGGAGATCCTGGCCAATCAGGCGCTGCGCGAAGGCGGACTGCTCGATGCCGGGATGGTCGTCATGGACGAATTCCACTATGTCGCCGATCCTTCCCGGGGCTGGGCCTGGCAGGTGCCCCTCCTCGAGATGCCGCAGACCCAGTTCGTCCTCATGTCCGCCACCCTGGGCGACACCGCCGACATCCGGCGAACCATGACCGAGACGACCGGACGGGACTCCTCCGTGGTCACCTCGGCGACCAGACCCGTCCCACTCGAGTACGAATATTCGACAGAGACGCTCTCGGACACTCTGCGCGGACTCGTCCGCAACGACAAGGCCCCGGTCTACGTCGTCTCCTACTCTCAGAACGGTGCCATCGACCTCGCCACCAATCTGCTCTCGGTCGATCTTGCCTCCAAGGAGCAGAAGGCCGCGATCGCCGCCGCCATCAAGGGCTTCTCCTTCGGCAAGGGATTCGGGACCAGCCTGCGCAAACTGCTGCTGCACGGCGTCGGCGTCCACCACGCGGGGATGCTGCCGAAGTACCGCCGACTCATCGAACAGCTCGCGCTGAAGGGTCTGCTGCTCGTCATCTCCGGCACCGACACCCTCGGTGTGGGTATCAACGTGCCCATCCGCTCCGTGCTGCTGACCGGACTGACGAAGTTCGACGGGCGGAAGATGCGCAGGCTCAGCGTCCGCGAGTTCCAACAGCTCGCCGGGCGTGCCGGTCGCGCCGGATTCGACACCCGCGGCTACGTCATCGCCCAAGCCCCCGAACACGTCATCGACAACCTCAAGGCCGAAGCGAAGGCCGCGAACGATGAGAAGAAGAAAAAGAAGAAGGTCAAGAAGAAGGCCGCCCCCGTCGGCTTCGTCGGCTGGTCCGAAGAGACCTTCACGAAACTCATCGAGGGCGAATCCGAGACCCTGCGGCCGCGGATGAATATCGACCATTCGACGATCCTCAACCTCGTCGCCCGCCCCGGCTCCGATGTCTCGACAATCAGTGACTTCATCGACAAGACGCATGAGAGCAGGGACCGCCGACTCGACCTCAAACTCACCGCGATCAGCATCGGACGCTCCCTCATCGACGCCGGTCTCATCGAGGTCCGCGGCAGCGAGCTCGTCGCCACCCAGGACCTCGGACCGCAGTTCGCGCTCAACCAGCCCCTGGCGCCCTTCGTTCTCGCCGCACTCGACCTTCTCGACGAGGACGACGACACCTACGCCCTCGACGTGGTGTCAATCGTCGAGGCGACCACCTCGGTGCCGTTCCAGATACTGAAGGGCCAACTCGACCGGATCAAGGGGGAGACCCTCGCCGAGCTCAAAGCCGAAGGCGTCGAATACGCCGAACGCATGGCGATCCTCGACGAGATCGAAAGCCCCGCACCCCTGGCCGAGTTGCTCGACCCGGCCTTCGACCATTTCGTCGAGACTCATCCCTGGCTCCACCGGGGCGGCTTCGAACCCAAATCCGTCGTCCGCGACATGATCGAGCAGGCCATGGGCTTCACTCAGTTCGTCGGCTACTACAGTCTCGCCCGGGCCGAGGGCAGCCTGCTGCGCTACCTCACCGACGTCTACCGCGCGCTGCTCCACAACGTTCCCGCGGAGAACCGGACCGAGGAACTCGAGACCATCATCGAATGGTGTGGTGAGACCATCGCGCGGACGGATTCGTCGCTGCTCGACGAATGGCGCACCCTGCAGGGTCTCGACCCCACTCAAGCTGCCGACGATCTGCCGGCCCTCGACCGCCGCTTCTCCGAGAACACGAAGGTCTTCACCGCAGAGATCCGCAATGCTCTGTTCCACCGAGTCCTGCTGGCCGAACGTGCGAACTACACGGAGCTCGGCCGTCTCGACGCCGAATCCGGGTTCGACTCACGGGCCTGGGAGGACGCGATCGAGGACTTCTACGACGAATACGGGGAGCTCATCGTCGACCAGAAGGCCCGTGGCCGGGAATATATCGACATCAGCCCCGGTTCAGACACATGGAGCGTCCGACAGATCCTCGCCGACCCCGACGACAACAGGGACTGGGCCATCGACGCCGAGGTGGACGTGGCCG
- the coaE gene encoding dephospho-CoA kinase, with translation MLRIGLTGGIGAGKSTVSDMLVEGGAALVDADAIAREVVEPGQPLLADLAAAFGPEVLDADGSLNRPALASAAFVDAEHTAQLNALMHPAIRDRTAEHFARHADAEIVVHDVPLLVENAMTPAYHLNLLVDVPAEVRLGRLMDSRGMDRDDAAARISRQADDETRRAACDVVIDNSGRLEATKAAVGRLIDERIRPFAANLGAGLRAPRTALELVDPEHTDRTGDAQRVLAKLRHGTGDDFAIEHIGSTSVPGLPAKDVIDLQLIVPDLTAARELAPRLADLGYPGEEMSDHLGESSTEGKWFHANTDPGRAVNLHVRTADSVGARFARAFRDLLIQDAGERDRYLRVKRELVAEAKADGGTNAQMIRTYAESKEPYFLQMRRRLVPDSFD, from the coding sequence ATGCTGAGAATCGGTCTCACCGGCGGAATCGGCGCCGGAAAGTCAACGGTGTCCGACATGCTCGTCGAGGGCGGGGCAGCGCTCGTCGACGCCGATGCGATCGCCCGCGAGGTCGTCGAACCCGGACAGCCACTGCTCGCTGACCTGGCGGCGGCCTTCGGCCCTGAGGTGCTGGACGCCGATGGCTCGCTCAACCGACCGGCACTGGCATCGGCTGCCTTCGTCGATGCCGAGCACACGGCACAGCTCAACGCACTCATGCATCCGGCGATCCGCGACCGCACCGCCGAACACTTCGCCCGGCATGCCGATGCCGAGATCGTCGTCCACGACGTCCCGCTGCTCGTGGAGAACGCCATGACCCCTGCCTACCACCTCAATCTGCTCGTCGACGTGCCCGCCGAGGTGCGGCTGGGCAGGCTGATGGATTCCCGTGGAATGGACCGCGATGACGCCGCCGCACGGATCTCCCGCCAAGCCGACGACGAGACGCGCCGTGCCGCCTGTGATGTCGTCATCGACAACTCCGGTCGTCTCGAGGCGACGAAGGCCGCGGTCGGCCGACTCATCGACGAACGGATCCGACCCTTCGCCGCCAATCTCGGCGCGGGTCTCCGAGCCCCGAGAACAGCCCTCGAACTCGTCGATCCGGAGCACACGGACCGGACCGGTGACGCGCAGCGAGTGCTCGCAAAGCTGCGACACGGCACAGGCGACGATTTCGCCATCGAGCACATCGGCTCCACCTCGGTGCCGGGACTGCCCGCCAAGGACGTCATCGATCTGCAGCTCATCGTCCCCGATCTCACCGCCGCCCGAGAACTGGCGCCCCGTCTGGCCGACCTCGGCTATCCGGGAGAGGAGATGAGCGACCACCTCGGCGAGAGTTCGACCGAGGGGAAATGGTTCCACGCGAACACCGACCCTGGCCGGGCCGTCAATCTGCATGTGCGCACCGCGGACTCCGTCGGTGCCCGCTTCGCCCGCGCGTTCCGGGACCTGCTCATCCAGGACGCGGGGGAGAGAGACCGCTACCTGCGGGTCAAGCGCGAACTCGTCGCCGAGGCGAAGGCGGACGGTGGCACGAACGCACAGATGATCCGGACATATGCGGAGTCGAAGGAACCGTACTTCCTGCAGATGCGTCGCAGGCTCGTCCCCGACAGCTTCGACTGA
- the uvrB gene encoding excinuclease ABC subunit UvrB encodes MSSERPLPAIGHRPDVTREVAPFEVVSEYSPSGDQPTAINEISDRLDAGERDIVLLGATGTGKSATTAWLIEQVQRPTLIMAPNKTLAAQLANEFRQLLPNNAVEYFVSYYDYYQPEAYVPQTDTFIEKDSSINDEVERLRHSATNSLLTRRDVVVVSTVSCIYGLGTPEEYVDRMVTLHKGDECDRDELLKRFVSMQYARNDMAFTRGTFRVRGDTVEIIPQYEELALRIEFFGDEIESLQTLHPLTGEIVRDEETIHVFPASHYVAGENRMAKAISGIEDELQKQLSDFESQNKLLEAQRLKMRTTYDLEMMESMGFTSGIENYSRHIDGRAPGSAPNCLLDYFPEDFLLVIDESHVTVPQIGGMYEGDMSRKRTLVEHGFRLPSAMDNRPLKFDEFRERVGQSVYLSATPGNFELGNSDGYVQQIIRPTGLVDPEIKVKPTKGQIDDLLDEIRTRVDANERVLVTTLTKKMAEDLTDYLLEHDIRVQYLHSDVDTLRRVELLTELRAGEFDVLVGINLLREGLDLPEVSLVAILDADKEGFLRSSTSLIQTIGRAARNLNGQVHMYADTITDSMRTAIDETDRRRAIQTAYNEEHGIDPAPLVKRIADITERLQREDEDTRELLTEFDYGKGKRGYNSTLTDEQREAAGKPGSLRPPAADLTELIESLTSQMHSAAAELQFELAARLRDELSDLKQELRQMKEAGHA; translated from the coding sequence ATGAGCTCAGAACGCCCCCTGCCAGCGATCGGCCACCGCCCCGACGTCACCCGCGAGGTGGCGCCCTTCGAGGTCGTCTCCGAATACTCGCCCTCGGGTGACCAGCCGACGGCGATCAATGAGATCTCCGACCGGCTCGACGCGGGGGAGCGGGACATCGTCCTCCTCGGTGCCACCGGCACGGGCAAGTCGGCGACGACGGCATGGCTCATCGAGCAGGTGCAGAGACCGACGCTGATCATGGCGCCGAACAAGACCCTGGCCGCGCAGCTGGCCAACGAATTCCGACAGCTGCTGCCCAACAACGCGGTCGAGTACTTCGTCTCCTACTACGACTACTACCAGCCGGAAGCCTATGTGCCGCAGACGGACACGTTCATCGAGAAGGACTCCTCGATCAACGACGAGGTCGAACGGCTCCGGCACTCGGCCACGAATTCGCTGCTGACAAGGCGTGATGTCGTCGTGGTCTCGACGGTGTCGTGCATCTACGGTCTCGGCACACCCGAGGAGTACGTCGACCGGATGGTCACCTTGCACAAGGGGGACGAATGCGATCGGGACGAGCTGCTCAAACGCTTCGTGTCCATGCAGTACGCCCGCAATGACATGGCCTTCACCCGCGGCACCTTCCGTGTGCGCGGAGACACCGTGGAGATCATCCCGCAGTACGAGGAACTCGCGCTGCGCATCGAGTTCTTCGGCGACGAGATCGAATCGCTGCAGACTCTCCACCCCCTGACGGGTGAGATCGTCCGCGACGAGGAGACCATCCACGTGTTCCCGGCCAGCCACTATGTCGCCGGTGAGAACCGGATGGCGAAGGCCATCAGCGGGATCGAGGACGAGCTGCAGAAGCAGCTGAGCGATTTCGAATCTCAGAACAAGCTGCTCGAAGCACAGCGGCTGAAGATGCGCACGACCTATGACCTCGAGATGATGGAATCGATGGGCTTCACCTCCGGCATCGAGAACTACTCCCGGCATATCGACGGTCGCGCACCCGGCTCGGCACCGAACTGTCTGCTCGACTACTTCCCCGAGGATTTCCTCCTCGTCATCGACGAATCCCACGTCACCGTCCCGCAGATCGGCGGCATGTACGAAGGCGATATGTCGCGCAAGCGCACGCTCGTCGAACACGGATTCCGCCTGCCCAGCGCCATGGACAACCGGCCGCTGAAGTTCGACGAGTTCCGGGAGCGGGTGGGACAGAGCGTGTACCTGTCCGCGACCCCCGGCAACTTCGAACTCGGGAACTCCGACGGCTACGTCCAGCAGATCATCCGCCCCACCGGCCTCGTCGACCCGGAGATCAAAGTCAAACCGACGAAGGGGCAGATCGACGACCTGCTCGACGAGATCAGGACACGCGTCGATGCGAACGAGCGTGTGCTCGTGACCACGCTGACGAAGAAGATGGCCGAAGATCTCACCGACTATCTGCTCGAACACGATATCCGGGTCCAGTACCTCCACTCCGACGTCGACACTCTGCGGCGTGTGGAACTGCTCACAGAGCTGCGCGCCGGTGAGTTCGATGTGCTGGTCGGCATCAACCTGCTGCGGGAGGGTCTCGACCTGCCCGAGGTCTCCCTCGTGGCGATCCTCGACGCCGACAAGGAAGGCTTCCTCCGGTCGTCGACATCGCTCATCCAGACGATCGGTCGTGCCGCTCGCAACCTCAACGGCCAGGTGCACATGTACGCCGATACGATCACGGATTCGATGCGCACGGCCATCGATGAGACCGACCGCAGGCGCGCGATACAGACCGCCTACAACGAAGAGCACGGCATCGATCCCGCCCCGCTGGTCAAGCGGATCGCGGACATCACCGAGCGTCTGCAGCGTGAGGACGAGGACACTCGCGAGCTGCTCACCGAGTTCGACTACGGCAAGGGAAAGCGCGGCTACAACTCGACCCTGACCGACGAACAGAGGGAAGCCGCGGGCAAACCCGGTTCGCTCCGTCCGCCGGCAGCCGACCTCACCGAGCTCATCGAATCGCTGACCTCGCAGATGCATTCGGCTGCCGCGGAACTGCAGTTCGAGCTCGCCGCACGTCTGCGCGATGAGCTCTCCGACCTCAAGCAGGAGCTGCGTCAGATGAAGGAGGCCGGGCACGCCTGA